In the Sarcophilus harrisii chromosome 3, mSarHar1.11, whole genome shotgun sequence genome, one interval contains:
- the UPK1B gene encoding uroplakin-1b: MAKGDSSVRCFQGLLIFGNVIIGMCGIALTAECIFFVSDQHSLYPLLEATDNDDIYGAAWIGIFVGICLFCLSVLGIVGIMKSSRKILLVYFILMFIVYAFEVASSITAAVQRDFFTTNLFLRQMLERYQNKSQSNNDDIWKNREVTKTWDRLMLLEKCCGVNGPSDWQKYKSAFRDVNNDADYPWPHQCCVMDTLYKPLNLDACKLGVSGYYHSKGCYELISGPMNRHAWGVAWFGFAILCWTFCVLLGTMFYWSRIEY, encoded by the exons ATGGCCAAAGGTGACTCCTCTGTGCGCTGCTTCCAAGGCCTATTGATTTTTGGAAATGTAATTATTGGA ATGTGCGGCATTGCACTGACAGCAGAATGCATCTTCTTTGTATCAGACCAACACAGCCTTTACCCTTTGCTGGAAGCTACTGATAATGATGATATCTATGGAGCGGCCTGGATTGGCATCTTTGTGGGCATCTGCCTCTTCTGCTTGTCTGTTCTTGGTATTGTGGGCATCATGAAATCAAGCAGAAAAATACTCCTGGTG tattttattttgatgtttatAGTATATGCCTTTGAAGTTGCATCCAGTATCACAGCAGCTGTGCAACGAGATTTT TTCACTACCAATCTCTTCCTGAGGCAGATGTTGGAAAGGTACCAGAACAAAAGCCAGTCCAATAATGATGACatatggaaaaatagagaagTGACCAAAACCTGGGACCGCCTGATGCTCCTG GAAAAGTGCTGTGGGGTCAATGgtccatcagattggcaaaagtACAAGTCAGCCTTCCGGGATGTGAATAATGATGCTGACTACCCCTGGCCTCATCAGTGCTGCGTCATGGACACTCTCTATAAGCCGCTCAATCTCGACGCTTGTAAACTTGGGGTGTCCGGTTATTATCACAGCAAG GGCTGTTATGAACTGATTTCTGGACCAATGAATCGACACGCCTGGGGTGTTGCATGGTTTGGATTTGCCATTCTCTGTTGGACT ttctgtgttCTCCTGGGCACCATGTTCTACTGGAGTAGAATTGAGTACTAA